One Sediminicola sp. YIK13 DNA segment encodes these proteins:
- a CDS encoding fasciclin domain-containing protein: MALFSLFLLSCNDDDDNVMEEEMSNDLNIVGTAQATADLSLLVDALIQADADLVATLSSDGPFTVFAPTNDAFAALLNDLGDDYNSLADFDTAEEKELLAKVLTYHVVAGTAAFSGDLSDGMMITTVQGEDVTVNLNGGVFIGDATETDAQVVTADVATSNGVVHVIDKVLLPQEVLDALNAPTQNIVETAQATAALSLLVDALIQADADLVATLSGDGPFTVFAPTNDAFAALLEALGNDYNSLEDFDTADEKALLAKVLTYHVVAGTAALSTDLTQDMRIETFQGENVSVDLNGGVFIGDATDTAAEVVIPDVVTTNGVVHVIDKVLLPQEVLNALNPPTLNIVETAQATAALSLLVDALVQADADLVATLSSEGPFTVFAPTNTAFEALLNTLGYTNLSEFDTPEEKALLAKVLTYHVVSGTAAYATNLTDGMMIGTVQGEDVTVSLTGGVFIGDATDTDAQVVIANVATTNGAVHVIDKVLLPQEVLDAL, translated from the coding sequence ATGGCTTTATTTTCATTATTCCTACTATCCTGTAACGACGATGATGATAATGTAATGGAAGAAGAGATGTCCAATGACCTGAACATTGTAGGAACCGCTCAAGCAACCGCAGATCTAAGTCTTTTGGTTGATGCATTGATACAAGCAGATGCAGATTTGGTAGCCACCTTAAGTTCCGATGGTCCGTTTACTGTATTTGCTCCCACTAACGATGCCTTTGCCGCCCTATTGAACGACTTAGGGGATGACTACAACAGCTTGGCCGATTTTGACACTGCTGAAGAAAAAGAACTCTTGGCAAAAGTGTTGACCTATCATGTTGTAGCCGGAACAGCAGCCTTTTCTGGAGATCTCTCCGATGGGATGATGATTACTACTGTTCAGGGCGAAGATGTAACCGTTAATTTAAATGGTGGTGTTTTTATTGGTGACGCAACAGAAACCGATGCCCAAGTGGTAACGGCGGACGTGGCAACATCCAACGGAGTGGTGCATGTAATTGATAAAGTTTTATTGCCGCAAGAAGTTCTGGATGCCCTTAACGCCCCAACCCAAAACATAGTTGAAACAGCTCAAGCCACAGCAGCCCTTAGCCTATTGGTAGATGCACTTATTCAAGCCGATGCTGACTTGGTAGCCACCTTAAGTGGAGACGGACCATTTACTGTATTCGCACCTACCAACGATGCTTTTGCTGCGCTATTAGAAGCTCTAGGAAATGATTACAACAGCTTGGAAGATTTTGATACAGCAGACGAAAAAGCCTTGTTGGCCAAGGTTTTGACCTACCATGTTGTTGCTGGAACCGCCGCATTATCCACTGACTTAACACAGGATATGAGAATAGAAACCTTTCAGGGTGAAAACGTATCTGTTGATTTAAATGGAGGGGTTTTCATCGGAGATGCCACAGATACAGCAGCCGAAGTGGTTATTCCTGATGTAGTAACCACAAATGGTGTGGTACATGTAATTGACAAAGTTCTATTACCACAAGAAGTATTGAACGCCCTTAATCCTCCTACACTAAACATTGTTGAAACCGCACAAGCCACTGCAGCCCTTAGTCTATTGGTAGATGCACTCGTACAGGCCGACGCAGACCTAGTAGCCACCTTGAGTTCTGAGGGTCCTTTTACTGTATTTGCACCAACAAATACTGCTTTTGAGGCACTTTTAAATACTTTAGGGTATACCAATTTAAGCGAATTTGATACTCCTGAGGAAAAAGCTTTACTAGCAAAAGTGTTGACATACCACGTTGTTTCCGGTACCGCTGCGTATGCCACCAACCTCACTGATGGAATGATGATTGGAACCGTACAGGGAGAAGATGTAACTGTAAGTCTTACTGGTGGTGTTTTTATAGGAGATGCCACAGATACTGATGCACAAGTTGTGATTGCCAATGTGGCAACAACAAATGGAGCGGTACATGTCATTGATAAGGTGCTATTGCCACAAGAAGTATTGGATGCTCTATAA
- the yidC gene encoding membrane protein insertase YidC codes for MEEKKFDVKSIIGFVLIFGILIFMFYQNQPTPEELEAQKAKQEQVEAQNKAAKTAVETPVAEPSMNLQDSTSVAGYKNAVGAFGFNAPSEATTVLENDLVVLKVSNKGGQIVEAKMKTFVTYDSIPVYLVKDGNSSFDIMFKTNENRSLNTKDLYFEPTLTNDGDVQVLSMKAKVSPSQFLEYRYEMKPNDYLVDFIVRSQGLNGIINPSGAINLEWKLKGIRHSKSIQYENRYTRLTYNHEDGKISKLSESSDDEESEDTDIKWLSYRQHFFSSILATQTPFETAQLTSVNLVEEESKTAGYTKEYSTVAPLKLEGGELSYTMDWYYGPTDVKVLSQYKELGLEDSIPFGWGIFGWINRYIFTPTYTFLSSFLPFGIAIVVMTILVRLLMSPVTYKSYLSQAKMKVLKPEITELNEKFKDNAMKKQQETMKLYGKAGVSPMSGCLPAVVQLPIFYALFMFFPTSFALRQKSFLWADDLSSYDTIAQLPFNIPFYGDHVSLFPILASVAIFFYMMMTTGQNMPSQPGMPNMKFIMYLSPLMMLFFFNSYASGLSLYYFVSNLITIFIMLAIKKFIINEDKIHAQIQENKKKPKKEGKFQKKMREMMEQAEAQKKNK; via the coding sequence ATGGAAGAAAAAAAATTTGATGTAAAATCTATAATTGGCTTTGTACTGATATTCGGTATCCTCATATTCATGTTTTACCAGAATCAGCCTACTCCCGAGGAGCTAGAGGCACAAAAGGCAAAGCAAGAGCAGGTAGAGGCCCAAAATAAGGCTGCGAAAACTGCAGTCGAAACTCCAGTTGCTGAACCCAGCATGAATCTGCAGGACTCCACTTCTGTTGCAGGCTATAAGAATGCCGTGGGAGCTTTTGGTTTTAATGCCCCATCTGAGGCTACAACAGTTTTGGAAAATGATCTGGTTGTTTTAAAAGTGAGCAACAAAGGAGGACAGATCGTGGAAGCAAAAATGAAAACATTTGTTACCTATGATTCCATTCCGGTGTATTTGGTAAAAGATGGGAATTCATCTTTTGATATCATGTTCAAAACCAATGAGAATAGATCTCTTAATACCAAAGATCTATATTTTGAACCCACTTTGACCAATGATGGTGACGTGCAGGTGCTCTCCATGAAGGCAAAAGTATCTCCTTCCCAATTTTTGGAGTACCGCTATGAAATGAAGCCAAATGATTATTTGGTCGATTTTATAGTGAGATCCCAAGGACTTAATGGCATAATCAATCCGAGTGGAGCTATTAATTTGGAATGGAAACTAAAGGGAATCCGTCACTCTAAAAGTATTCAATACGAAAACCGATATACAAGACTGACCTATAATCATGAAGATGGAAAGATCAGTAAGCTATCTGAAAGTAGTGATGATGAAGAATCGGAGGATACGGATATTAAATGGCTATCGTACAGGCAGCATTTTTTCAGTTCCATTCTGGCTACCCAAACACCATTTGAAACAGCTCAATTAACTTCTGTTAATTTGGTTGAAGAGGAAAGCAAAACTGCTGGATACACCAAGGAATACAGCACTGTGGCACCATTGAAATTAGAAGGAGGAGAACTTTCTTATACCATGGACTGGTATTATGGTCCTACGGACGTAAAGGTATTGTCACAATATAAGGAGCTAGGTCTGGAAGATTCCATTCCTTTTGGATGGGGGATCTTTGGATGGATCAACAGGTACATATTTACACCAACATATACCTTCTTAAGTTCGTTCCTGCCCTTTGGTATTGCAATTGTGGTCATGACTATTTTGGTCCGACTGTTAATGTCACCGGTGACCTATAAATCTTACCTGTCTCAGGCCAAGATGAAGGTATTGAAGCCAGAGATAACCGAATTAAATGAGAAGTTCAAGGACAATGCCATGAAAAAGCAGCAAGAGACCATGAAGTTGTATGGTAAGGCCGGGGTAAGTCCTATGAGCGGTTGTTTGCCGGCAGTAGTGCAGCTGCCCATATTTTACGCGCTTTTTATGTTCTTCCCAACCTCTTTTGCGCTGCGTCAAAAATCGTTCTTATGGGCAGATGACCTTTCGTCCTATGATACCATAGCACAATTGCCGTTTAATATTCCGTTTTATGGGGATCATGTGAGTTTATTCCCAATACTGGCGTCTGTTGCCATCTTCTTTTATATGATGATGACCACAGGGCAGAATATGCCATCGCAACCGGGTATGCCAAACATGAAATTTATCATGTACTTATCGCCTTTGATGATGTTATTCTTCTTTAATAGCTATGCTAGTGGATTGAGTTTGTACTACTTTGTTTCCAACTTAATTACCATTTTCATCATGCTGGCCATCAAGAAGTTTATTATCAATGAAGATAAAATCCACGCCCAGATACAAGAGAACAAGAAAAAGCCTAAGAAAGAAGGCAAGTTCCAGAAAAAAATGCGCGAGATGATGGAGCAGGCAGAAGCCCAGAAGAAAAACAAATAA
- a CDS encoding CTP synthase, with product MSQTKYIFVTGGVTSSLGKGIIAASLAKLLQARGYKTTIQKLDPYINVDPGTLNPYEHGECYVTDDGAETDLDLGHYERFLNVRTSQANNVTTGRIYQSVIDKERRGEFLGKTVQVVPHITNEIKERVQILGKSGEYDIVITEIGGTVGDIESLPYIEAVRQLLWELGDTNGIVIHLTLVPYLSAAGELKTKPTQHSVKTLMESGIKADILVCRTEHEISDDIKDKIALFCNVKRDAVIQSIDASTIYDVPILMQEEGLDTVTLRKLGLPDDVVPDLTNWNEFLDKHKHPKDEVNIGLIGKYVELQDSYKSILEAFIHAGAVNEVRVKIKWIHSEHITDRNLVNKMKDLDGILVAPGFGERGIEGKVKAVKYAREQNIPFLGICLGMQMAVIEFGRNALGLADANSTEMDADTPNPVISLMEEQKTITNKGGTMRLGAWDCDLKDGSLVQKVYGGEKTISERHRHRYEFNNQYKETMEKAGLVASGVNKKTGLVEIVELPTHPWFIGVQYHPEYKSTVANPHPLFVGFVKAALDHKLK from the coding sequence ATGTCACAGACTAAATATATTTTTGTAACCGGTGGGGTTACTTCTTCCCTTGGAAAAGGGATTATTGCAGCTTCATTGGCTAAATTACTTCAGGCCCGCGGTTACAAAACAACTATTCAAAAATTAGATCCTTATATCAATGTGGATCCCGGAACTTTAAATCCATACGAACATGGTGAATGTTATGTAACGGATGACGGTGCGGAAACGGATTTGGATTTGGGACATTACGAACGTTTCTTAAATGTTAGGACTTCCCAGGCCAATAACGTTACCACGGGAAGAATATACCAAAGTGTCATTGACAAGGAAAGAAGAGGCGAATTTTTAGGAAAGACGGTACAAGTAGTTCCTCATATTACCAATGAAATAAAGGAACGCGTTCAGATCCTTGGTAAAAGTGGTGAATATGATATTGTGATAACCGAGATAGGGGGAACCGTAGGGGATATAGAATCTTTACCCTACATTGAGGCGGTCCGTCAGTTATTATGGGAATTGGGCGATACCAATGGCATTGTTATACATCTAACCTTGGTGCCTTACCTTTCTGCCGCAGGCGAGCTAAAGACCAAGCCTACACAACACTCGGTAAAGACCTTAATGGAGAGTGGGATCAAAGCGGATATATTGGTATGTAGAACCGAGCATGAAATTTCGGACGATATCAAGGATAAAATTGCTCTTTTTTGCAACGTTAAAAGAGATGCCGTCATTCAGTCTATTGATGCCTCTACCATATATGATGTGCCCATCCTCATGCAGGAAGAGGGGTTGGACACGGTAACCCTTCGTAAATTAGGATTACCTGATGATGTTGTCCCGGATTTGACCAATTGGAATGAGTTTTTGGACAAGCATAAACATCCAAAAGATGAGGTCAATATTGGGTTGATCGGAAAATATGTAGAATTACAGGATTCCTATAAATCCATCCTCGAAGCCTTTATTCATGCCGGAGCAGTTAATGAAGTGCGGGTCAAAATAAAATGGATCCATTCCGAGCATATCACCGATCGCAATTTGGTGAATAAAATGAAGGATTTAGACGGAATTTTAGTAGCTCCAGGTTTTGGTGAAAGAGGAATAGAAGGAAAAGTAAAGGCTGTAAAATACGCCAGAGAGCAAAATATACCATTTTTGGGGATATGCTTGGGAATGCAAATGGCCGTAATAGAATTCGGTAGAAATGCGCTTGGCCTAGCCGATGCAAATTCTACTGAAATGGACGCGGATACGCCTAACCCGGTCATAAGTTTAATGGAAGAACAAAAGACCATTACCAATAAAGGGGGCACCATGCGTTTAGGAGCGTGGGACTGCGATTTAAAAGATGGTAGTTTGGTGCAAAAGGTCTATGGCGGGGAAAAAACCATTTCGGAAAGACACCGTCATCGTTACGAGTTTAACAACCAGTACAAGGAGACCATGGAAAAGGCCGGTTTGGTGGCCTCAGGTGTAAATAAAAAAACAGGTCTTGTCGAAATCGTGGAATTGCCGACACATCCGTGGTTCATTGGAGTACAATACCATCCAGAATACAAAAGTACCGTTGCCAATCCTCACCCTTTGTTTGTGGGGTTTGTTAAAGCAGCGTTGGATCATAAATTAAAGTAA